A single Triticum dicoccoides isolate Atlit2015 ecotype Zavitan chromosome 2A, WEW_v2.0, whole genome shotgun sequence DNA region contains:
- the LOC119359419 gene encoding uncharacterized protein LOC119359419: MHAGNCLRLCGKGGVENSRSCHCDCLALIKLLRSKDNGWYIAERRERSTTTEVDLWHMRFTFRFPFLEELDESATLMEQAAFAVVRLAMSADKKVREEDRVKGVRREALPPESEMFNGKMNLHASGWVKRCVSLNLSNKYALLNFCC, from the exons ATGCATGCAGGCAATTGTTTGCGGCTGTGCG gGAAAGGCGGGGTTGAGAACAGTAGGTCGTGTCATTGCGATTGCCTTGCTCTCATCAAGTTGTTGCGGTCCAAAGACAATGGTTGGTACATAGCAGAACGCCGTGAGAGGAGCACAACCACAGAAGTTGATCTATGGCACATGAGGTTCACTTTCAG ATTCCCCTTTCTGGAGGAATTGGATGAGAGCGCAACCCTGATGGAACAGGCAGCGTTCGCGGTGGTTCGTTTGGCCATGAGTGCGGACAAGAAGGTCCGTGAGGAAGACAGAGTAAAAGGTGTGAGGCGAGAGGCGTTGCCGCCGGAGTCCGAGATGTTCAACGGGAAGATGAACCTACATGCATCTGGTTGGGTTAAGAGGTGTGTTTCCCTAAATCTATCAAACAAGTATGCATTGCTGAATTTTTGTTGTTGA